One genomic window of Indioceanicola profundi includes the following:
- a CDS encoding dihydrofolate reductase, with the protein MTKLCLIAAVARNGVIGVDGRLPWKLPGDLKFFKRTTMGKPMVMGRRTWESFGARPLPGRPHLVLTRDRDYRAEGATVVHELDAALAEARRLAADAGLDEIMVIGGEALFRETLPVADRVYLTEVNAEPAGDAYFPDFSRAAFQENELERAEAAGPDSPAYRILVLDRCN; encoded by the coding sequence ATGACCAAGCTGTGCCTGATCGCGGCGGTGGCCCGGAACGGGGTCATCGGGGTGGATGGCCGCCTGCCCTGGAAGCTGCCCGGCGATTTGAAGTTCTTCAAGCGCACCACCATGGGAAAGCCCATGGTCATGGGCCGGCGGACGTGGGAGAGCTTCGGGGCCAGGCCGCTGCCGGGGCGGCCGCATCTGGTGCTGACCCGTGACCGGGATTACCGCGCCGAAGGGGCCACGGTGGTCCATGAGCTGGATGCCGCACTGGCCGAAGCGCGCCGGCTGGCGGCGGACGCCGGCTTGGACGAGATCATGGTGATCGGCGGGGAGGCGCTGTTCCGCGAGACCCTGCCGGTGGCGGACCGCGTCTATTTGACCGAGGTCAATGCCGAACCGGCCGGCGATGCCTATTTCCCCGACTTCAGCCGCGCTGCCTTCCAGGAAAATGAGTTGGAGCGGGCGGAGGCGGCAGGGCCGGACAGCCCGGCCTATCGAATCCTGGTGCTTGATCGATGCAACTGA
- a CDS encoding CatA-like O-acetyltransferase, with the protein MIDRQAQIALFGTYDQPAVNITAEAECIDFTAPAKAAGIPPFALLLHGIGRASMEVENFRLRLLDGKVSRVERLRLSYTVLGRGENLNFSTLDHTDDFDAYLAAYLADRELARDAVELRLTPLTDRDYLFVTCLPWLRFTAIQHPMARFGDCSIPNIAVGKFAHADGRLRFPIAVQAHHGLVDGLHIHRFIARLEEIMGELAAMAAARRPASAAMLEGTS; encoded by the coding sequence ATGATCGACCGGCAGGCGCAGATCGCGCTGTTCGGCACCTATGACCAGCCGGCCGTGAACATCACGGCCGAGGCGGAGTGCATCGATTTCACCGCCCCGGCCAAGGCGGCCGGCATCCCGCCCTTCGCCCTGCTGCTGCACGGCATCGGGCGGGCCAGCATGGAGGTGGAGAATTTCCGCCTCCGCCTGCTGGACGGCAAGGTGTCGCGGGTGGAGCGGCTGCGCCTGTCCTACACCGTGCTGGGCAGGGGGGAGAACCTGAACTTCTCCACCCTGGACCATACGGATGATTTCGATGCCTACCTCGCTGCCTATCTGGCCGACCGGGAGCTGGCGCGCGATGCGGTGGAGCTGCGGCTGACGCCGCTGACGGATCGCGACTATCTGTTCGTCACCTGCCTGCCCTGGCTGCGCTTCACGGCGATCCAGCACCCGATGGCGCGCTTCGGCGATTGCTCCATTCCCAATATCGCCGTCGGCAAGTTCGCCCATGCCGATGGCCGCTTGCGCTTTCCCATCGCCGTCCAGGCCCATCACGGGCTGGTAGATGGTCTCCACATCCATCGCTTCATCGCCCGCCTGGAAGAGATCATGGGGGAGCTGGCGGCCATGGCCGCGGCCCGGCGCCCCGCTTCGGCGGCCATGCTGGAAGGGACTTCATGA
- a CDS encoding trans-sulfuration enzyme family protein — protein MTTHRPNRQGFSTRAIHAGQEPDPTTGAIMVPIYATSTYVQESPGVHKGYEYSRSQNPTRMAYERCVADLESGARGYAFASGLAGQATTLELLDAGSHVIAMDDLYGGSYRLFERVRKRTAGLSFSFVDMADPAAVEAAIRPETRMIWVETPTNPLLKLADLEAVAAIGRRRGIITVCDNTFASPWVQRPLELGFDIVSHSATKYLNGHSDMVGGVVVAREQGELSDKLAFLHNAVGSIQGPFESFLVMRSLKTLAVRMERHCENAAALAEWLEAHPAVAKVRYPHLPSHAQYDLAKRQMRAGGGMITIHLKGGLEPARRMLERCELFSLAESLGGVESLIEHPGIMTHASIPVDQRTALGIDDGLVRLSVGIEDLDDLRHDLEQALG, from the coding sequence ATGACCACCCACCGCCCCAACCGCCAGGGTTTCTCCACCCGCGCCATCCATGCCGGGCAGGAGCCGGACCCCACGACCGGCGCCATCATGGTGCCGATCTACGCGACCTCCACCTACGTCCAGGAAAGCCCCGGCGTCCATAAGGGCTATGAATACAGCCGCAGCCAGAACCCGACCCGCATGGCCTATGAGCGGTGCGTGGCCGACCTGGAGAGCGGTGCGCGCGGCTACGCCTTCGCCTCCGGCCTCGCTGGGCAGGCGACGACCCTGGAACTGCTGGATGCCGGCAGCCACGTCATCGCCATGGACGACCTCTATGGCGGCAGCTACCGGCTGTTCGAGCGGGTGCGCAAGCGTACCGCGGGGCTGAGCTTCAGCTTCGTCGATATGGCGGACCCGGCGGCGGTGGAGGCTGCGATCCGGCCGGAAACCCGGATGATCTGGGTGGAGACGCCGACCAACCCGCTGCTGAAGCTGGCGGACCTGGAGGCTGTGGCCGCCATCGGCCGCCGCCGCGGCATCATCACGGTCTGCGACAACACCTTCGCCAGCCCCTGGGTGCAGCGCCCGCTGGAGCTGGGCTTCGACATCGTCAGCCACTCCGCCACCAAGTACCTGAACGGCCACTCCGACATGGTGGGCGGCGTCGTGGTTGCGCGGGAGCAGGGGGAGCTGTCGGACAAGCTGGCCTTCCTGCACAATGCCGTGGGCAGCATCCAGGGGCCGTTCGAGAGCTTCCTGGTGATGCGCAGCCTGAAGACCCTGGCGGTCCGGATGGAGCGGCACTGCGAGAATGCGGCGGCGCTGGCGGAGTGGCTTGAGGCGCATCCCGCCGTCGCCAAGGTCCGCTATCCCCACCTGCCGAGCCATGCTCAGTACGATCTGGCGAAGCGCCAGATGCGGGCCGGCGGCGGCATGATCACCATTCATCTGAAGGGCGGGCTGGAGCCGGCGCGCCGCATGCTGGAACGGTGCGAGCTGTTCAGCCTGGCCGAAAGCCTGGGCGGGGTGGAAAGCCTGATCGAGCATCCCGGCATCATGACCCATGCCAGCATCCCGGTGGATCAGCGCACGGCGCTGGGCATCGACGACGGGCTGGTGCGCCTTTCCGTCGGAATCGAGGATCTGGACGATCTCCGCCACGATCTCGAACAGGCGCTGGGGTGA
- a CDS encoding pyridoxal-phosphate dependent enzyme, which yields MPDTAMPQTTATPAILSMIGDTPLVRVTRFDTGPCELYLKLENQNPGGSIKDRIALKMVEAAEADGRLGPGGVVIEATAGNTGLGLALICAAKGYRLILVIPDKMAVEKINHLRALGAEVRITRSDVGKGHPDYYQDIAERLSKEIPGSFYVNQFANPVNPRTHEEWTGPEILRDMGGDVDAVVCGVGSGGTMTGLGAFFAKASPKTEMVIADPAGSIIADLVNKGTHEEPGSWVVEGVGEDFVPPNCDLQYAKAAYYVTDAESLNAARELLRKEGILGGSSSGTLLAGALKYCRDQTEPKRVVTLVCDTGNKYLSKMFNDAWMADQGFIEQERHNDLRDLMTRRYDKGQVVSVGPEDTLLTAYKRMRISEVSQLPVMDGDRVVGILDESDLLLHVQKDPTRFKDKVYTAMVNRLVTVPVTADIKTLTDLFDRNMVAIMVDGDSFLGLLTRMDLLNYLRRQMG from the coding sequence ATGCCTGACACCGCCATGCCGCAGACCACTGCGACGCCCGCCATCCTGTCCATGATCGGCGACACGCCGCTGGTCCGGGTCACCCGATTCGATACCGGCCCGTGCGAGCTGTACCTGAAGCTGGAGAACCAGAATCCCGGCGGCAGCATCAAGGACCGCATCGCCCTGAAAATGGTCGAGGCGGCGGAGGCCGATGGGCGGCTGGGGCCGGGCGGGGTGGTGATCGAGGCCACGGCCGGCAATACGGGTCTCGGGCTGGCGTTGATCTGTGCCGCCAAGGGCTACCGGCTGATCCTGGTCATCCCCGACAAGATGGCGGTGGAGAAAATCAACCATCTCCGCGCCCTGGGGGCGGAGGTGCGCATCACCCGCTCCGACGTCGGCAAGGGCCATCCCGACTACTACCAAGACATCGCGGAGCGGCTGTCGAAGGAGATCCCGGGCAGCTTCTACGTCAACCAGTTCGCCAACCCGGTGAACCCCAGGACGCATGAGGAATGGACCGGCCCGGAAATCCTGCGCGACATGGGCGGGGATGTGGATGCCGTGGTCTGCGGCGTGGGCTCCGGCGGCACCATGACGGGGCTGGGCGCCTTCTTCGCCAAGGCCAGCCCCAAGACGGAAATGGTGATCGCCGATCCCGCCGGCTCCATCATCGCCGACCTGGTCAACAAGGGCACCCATGAGGAGCCGGGAAGCTGGGTGGTGGAAGGCGTGGGCGAGGATTTCGTGCCGCCCAACTGCGACCTGCAGTACGCCAAGGCCGCCTATTACGTCACCGATGCGGAGAGCCTGAACGCCGCCCGTGAGCTGCTGCGCAAGGAGGGCATCCTCGGCGGCTCCTCCAGCGGCACCTTGCTGGCCGGCGCGTTGAAGTACTGCCGGGACCAGACGGAGCCCAAGCGCGTGGTCACGCTGGTCTGCGACACCGGCAACAAGTACCTGTCCAAGATGTTCAATGATGCCTGGATGGCCGACCAGGGCTTCATCGAGCAGGAGCGGCACAACGATCTGCGCGACCTGATGACCCGCCGCTACGATAAGGGCCAGGTCGTCTCCGTCGGGCCGGAGGACACGCTGCTCACGGCGTACAAGCGCATGCGGATCAGCGAGGTTTCCCAGCTTCCCGTCATGGATGGCGATCGGGTGGTCGGCATCCTGGATGAAAGCGATCTGCTGCTGCACGTCCAGAAGGACCCCACGCGCTTCAAGGACAAGGTCTATACCGCCATGGTCAACCGGCTGGTGACCGTGCCGGTAACGGCGGATATCAAGACCCTGACCGACCTGTTCGACCGCAACATGGTGGCCATCATGGTGGATGGGGACAGTTTCCTTGGCCTGTTGACCCGGATGGACCTGCTGAACTATCTGCGACGGCAGATGGGCTGA
- a CDS encoding elongation factor P hydroxylase: MQLTHIPEDQLPAAIAAVRGHLAPGTLARQVFDRIAATLELVPQGYDTPAHRAQAVELCHRFGIETIDEAPQDAYSYDGRAIRTRSEAYVLIHEVAHWLVAPPERRGLKDFGLGAGPETGRIDEANAVLSVDQETQIEEEALASLLGILWEAELGQPAILAFLEQNWLEGWERPSCAANLAENVQRLHGRGLIDAAGRPIPPESFAAGVRRAA; this comes from the coding sequence ATGCAACTGACCCACATCCCGGAAGACCAACTGCCTGCCGCCATCGCCGCCGTCCGGGGCCATCTCGCCCCCGGAACCCTGGCGCGGCAGGTGTTCGATCGGATCGCGGCGACGCTGGAGCTGGTGCCGCAGGGCTACGACACGCCTGCGCACCGGGCGCAGGCCGTGGAGCTGTGCCATCGTTTCGGGATCGAGACGATCGATGAAGCGCCGCAGGACGCCTATTCCTATGATGGCCGCGCCATCCGCACCCGGTCGGAAGCCTATGTGCTGATCCATGAGGTGGCGCACTGGCTGGTCGCCCCGCCGGAGCGGCGCGGCCTGAAGGATTTCGGCCTCGGAGCCGGGCCGGAGACGGGTCGGATCGACGAGGCCAATGCCGTCCTGTCCGTCGACCAGGAAACCCAAATCGAGGAGGAGGCTCTGGCCAGCCTTCTGGGCATCCTGTGGGAGGCTGAACTCGGCCAGCCGGCCATCCTGGCGTTCCTGGAGCAGAACTGGCTGGAGGGGTGGGAGCGGCCCTCCTGCGCGGCGAATCTGGCCGAGAATGTCCAGCGCCTGCACGGGCGCGGACTGATCGATGCCGCCGGCCGTCCGATTCCGCCGGAATCGTTCGCCGCGGGAGTGCGCCGCGCAGCTTGA